A genome region from Staphylococcus capitis subsp. capitis includes the following:
- the lepB gene encoding signal peptidase I yields the protein MKKEILEWIIAIAVALIIVGLVTKFLFTSYTVSGESMHPTFEDRDKVMVSRISKTLNHINSGDVVIFHATKKDDYIKRLIGKPGDTVEYKKDQLYLNNKKVSEPYLNYNKKHKVVKYLTENFKSKTVRGANGHMKIPKNKYLVLGDNRQNSVDSRYDVGLVDKDQLVGKVLFRYWPLNKWKGGFNPGTFPN from the coding sequence ATGAAAAAAGAGATATTAGAATGGATTATTGCAATTGCAGTAGCGCTTATCATTGTTGGATTAGTAACGAAATTCTTGTTTACTTCCTATACCGTCTCAGGTGAGTCTATGCATCCTACTTTTGAAGACAGGGATAAAGTGATGGTCAGCCGAATTTCTAAAACATTGAATCATATTAATTCTGGCGACGTCGTTATTTTCCATGCAACTAAAAAAGATGACTATATTAAACGTTTAATAGGTAAACCTGGAGATACTGTAGAGTACAAGAAAGACCAATTATATTTAAATAATAAGAAAGTGTCGGAACCATATTTAAATTATAATAAGAAACATAAAGTCGTAAAGTATTTAACTGAGAATTTTAAATCTAAAACAGTTAGAGGCGCTAATGGACATATGAAAATCCCTAAAAATAAATACTTAGTATTAGGGGATAATCGTCAAAATAGTGTTGATAGTCGTTACGATGTAGGATTAGTCGATAAAGATCAACTTGTTGGTAAAGTATTATTTAGATATTGGCCGTTAAATAAATGGAAAGGCGGATTCAATCCAGGTACTTTCCCTAATTAA
- a CDS encoding YxeA family protein, translated as MKTLKKLSITLGVFILLIGALMLVGKIYSEHHPNDPTVRDLNKYNFMIPKEDYFVKTDKPVKKEKFGTDFYNYTYKTVGYDKKGDGKKITYTATKKLKTNHYLKLTTKQDQVLSYSEVKKREIPEDANKNLN; from the coding sequence ATGAAAACGTTAAAGAAACTATCAATTACACTAGGCGTTTTTATTCTTCTAATTGGTGCGCTCATGCTAGTGGGTAAAATTTATAGTGAACATCATCCAAACGACCCCACAGTACGAGATTTAAATAAATATAATTTTATGATACCTAAAGAAGATTATTTTGTTAAAACTGATAAACCTGTTAAAAAAGAAAAATTCGGAACAGACTTCTATAATTATACTTATAAAACTGTTGGTTATGATAAAAAAGGTGATGGCAAGAAAATCACCTATACCGCAACTAAGAAATTAAAAACAAATCATTATCTCAAGCTAACAACAAAACAGGATCAAGTTTTAAGTTATTCAGAAGTTAAAAAAAGAGAGATTCCTGAAGACGCAAATAAAAATTTAAATTAA
- a CDS encoding YxeA family protein, whose protein sequence is MKALKISLTTVVVIILLLVGLLFGLKVYGDHHPNNEDVKSFNMANPLEPTKEYYVKTTKPMKHKPKQYEDVDNVYKTTGYDDKGNSKKILYTGMKKLKPNHYLKIKEKLNTVRSYEEVKKDEIPKKAMSKLEK, encoded by the coding sequence ATGAAAGCATTAAAAATTTCATTAACTACTGTAGTAGTTATTATCTTATTACTAGTAGGATTACTTTTCGGATTAAAAGTTTATGGTGATCATCATCCAAATAACGAAGATGTTAAAAGTTTTAATATGGCTAACCCCTTAGAACCAACAAAAGAATATTATGTGAAAACGACTAAACCAATGAAACATAAACCTAAGCAATATGAAGATGTTGATAACGTTTATAAGACTACTGGTTATGATGATAAAGGCAACAGTAAAAAAATCTTATACACAGGAATGAAAAAACTTAAACCAAATCATTATTTAAAAATTAAAGAAAAATTAAATACAGTGAGAAGCTATGAAGAAGTTAAAAAAGATGAAATTCCTAAAAAAGCAATGAGTAAATTAGAGAAATAA